One part of the Dioscorea cayenensis subsp. rotundata cultivar TDr96_F1 chromosome 2, TDr96_F1_v2_PseudoChromosome.rev07_lg8_w22 25.fasta, whole genome shotgun sequence genome encodes these proteins:
- the LOC120270066 gene encoding alpha-galactosidase 1-like, with amino-acid sequence MKNKMRTLLLIVLFFLSSWPWSINSREFTDQEDNRRNLLSNGLGLTPPMGWNTWNHFGCNIDEKVIRETADALITSGLAKLGYHYVNIDDCWAELHRDSQGYLVPKKATFPSGIKALADYVHSKGLKLGIYSDAGYLTCSKTMPGSLGYEEKDANTFAAWGIDYLKYDNCNNGDTKPMERYPVMTRALMQTGHQIFFSLCEWGDMHPAFWGANVGNSWRTTNDITDTWTQMISGADQNEVYASYARPGGWNDPDMLEVGNGGMTFEEYKVHFSIWAISKAPLIIGCDVRNMSKETMEILGNQEVIAVNQDHLGVQAKKVRMEGNLEIWAAPLSGYRTAIVLVNLADNFGSPDNVIVHWDDIGIPPDTIVQARDLWEHKTLKQHYVNKMSAHVGIHQCKMFVLTPISKH; translated from the exons ATGAAGAACAAGATGAGAACTTTGCTTCTCATTGTGCTCTTCTTCTTGAGTTCTTGGCCATGGAGCATCAATTCCAGAGAGTTCACAGACCAAGAGGACAACAGGAGAAACCTTCTCTCCAATGGCCTTGGTTTGACTCCTCCCATGGG ATGGAACACTTGGAATCATTTTGGATGCAACATTGATGAGAAAGTCATCAGAGAAACTG CTGATGCTCTGATAACTAGTGGCCTTGCAAAACTTGGATACCATTATGTCAATATTG ATGATTGTTGGGCAGAGCTTCATCGTGATTCAcag GGTTATTTGGTACCCAAAAAAGCGACTTTTCCATCAGGTATTAAAGCACTAGCTGATTATGTTCATAGCAAAGGGCTTAAGCTTGGAATTTATTCTGATGCGgg GTATCTAACATGTAGCAAGACAATGCCGGGGTCTCTTGGTTATGAAGAGAAAGATGCCAATACTTTTGCAGCATGG GGTATTGACTACTTGAAATATGATAACTGTAACAATGGAGACACAAAGCCAATGGAGAG GTATCCTGTCATGACTCGGGCACTGATGCAGACTGGTcatcaaattttcttttctctttgtgaatg GGGTGACATGCATCCTGCATTCTGGGGTGCAAATGTAGGGAATAGCTGGAGAACAACTAATGACATAACTGATACATGGACTCA AATGATCTCCGGAGCTGATCAGAATGAAGTGTATGCATCATATGCAAGACCTGGTGGCTGGAATG ATCCCGACATGTTAGAAGTAGGAAATGGAGGGATGACTTTCGAGGAGTACAAAGTGCATTTCAGTATATGGGCCATTTCAAAG GCTCCACTTATCATCGGATGTGATGTAAGAAATATGTCGAAAGAAACAATGGAAATTCTAGGTAACCAAGAAGTCATTGCTGTCAACCAAG ATCATCTCGGTGTTCAAGCTAAGAAAGTTAGAATGGAAGGAAATCTTGAG ATTTGGGCTGCTCCTCTGTCTGGATATCGAACAGCTATTGTTCTTGTTAATCTTGCTGATAATTTTGGCTCTCCTGATAATGTTATTGTCCATTGGGATGATATCGGTATTCCTCCCGATACTATTGTACAAGCAAGAGATCTCTGGGAG CACAAGACTTTGAAGCAGCATTACGTCAATAAAATGTCGGCTCATGTAGGCATTCATCAATGCAAAATGTTCGTCTTAACACCGATTTCCAAACATTAA